The Pseudolabrys sp. FHR47 genome contains a region encoding:
- a CDS encoding PotD/PotF family extracellular solute-binding protein, producing MINDLIKRQIGRRNVLKGLAAATGAVTLGMPNIARAASKGTIVVGTWGGDYARLLNKNIEKPLLISRDWDVIQAQAGDPERRGKMLAERRLPRGSSDLQALNGPNMFQVYQLGVTQRIDYSKIPNATHLLPSMKYEYGVGHIYSGMVPVYNPKIASKPTGYKDAFDPKFGNRMGIIDIQYQYTIVAAALAAGGSPTNLEPGKKLLLEVRKAGARIYPTNEAFAQGLKTEEIDIGIMWKARTVQWQNSGILVESAAPSEGALSYVSGFVIPKNAPTVEGAYAYLNAMLEPSAQEAFAKDMGYNPTIDNAVISPELNKRIGFSKAEIDNLKSLDFAYMTEHDVELKGWWDKEFKG from the coding sequence ATGATCAATGACTTGATCAAGCGACAAATCGGCCGGCGCAACGTCCTGAAAGGGTTGGCGGCCGCCACGGGCGCGGTGACACTCGGCATGCCGAATATCGCACGGGCCGCGTCGAAGGGCACGATCGTCGTCGGTACCTGGGGTGGCGACTATGCGCGGCTGTTGAACAAAAATATCGAGAAGCCGCTCCTCATTTCGCGGGACTGGGATGTCATTCAGGCGCAGGCCGGAGACCCGGAACGCCGCGGCAAGATGCTGGCGGAGCGCCGGCTGCCGCGCGGCTCGTCGGACCTCCAAGCTCTCAACGGTCCGAACATGTTTCAAGTCTATCAGCTCGGCGTCACGCAAAGAATAGACTACAGCAAAATTCCGAATGCGACGCATCTTCTGCCATCGATGAAATACGAATACGGCGTCGGCCATATCTATTCGGGTATGGTGCCGGTCTACAATCCCAAGATTGCGTCGAAACCGACCGGCTACAAGGACGCCTTCGATCCAAAGTTCGGCAACAGGATGGGCATCATCGATATCCAGTATCAGTACACCATTGTCGCGGCGGCTCTTGCCGCCGGTGGCTCGCCGACCAATCTCGAACCCGGCAAGAAGCTACTGCTCGAGGTGCGCAAGGCGGGCGCGCGCATCTATCCGACCAACGAGGCCTTCGCACAGGGGCTGAAGACTGAGGAAATTGACATCGGCATCATGTGGAAGGCCCGCACGGTCCAGTGGCAAAACTCCGGCATCCTGGTCGAGTCGGCGGCCCCATCCGAAGGCGCCCTGTCCTATGTGTCCGGCTTCGTGATCCCGAAGAACGCGCCGACTGTCGAGGGCGCCTATGCCTATCTCAACGCCATGCTGGAGCCTTCGGCGCAGGAAGCCTTCGCCAAGGACATGGGCTACAACCCCACTATCGATAACGCGGTCATATCGCCTGAACTGAACAAGCGGATCGGCTTCTCGAAGGCTGAGATCGACAATCTCAAGAGCCTCGATTTCGCATACATGACCGAGCACGACGTCGAACTGAAAGGCTGGTGGGACAAGGAGTTCAAGGGCTAA
- a CDS encoding amino acid ABC transporter permease, with amino-acid sequence MDFSPVWAGWPQLLKGAAVTVEVTAASLLLGCVIGLLVGIGRLDPRKWLIYWLCTAYVSVIRGTPLLVQLFILFFGLPQFNILLPAFVCGMLGMGIYSGAYVSEIVRGAIQSVDRGQMEAARSLGMPSGLAMRSVILPQALVRMIPPLGNEFIALIKNSALVSLLTIDDLMHEGQRIISVSYRSLEVYLAVAAVYFVLTGLTTIALRQVELRLRAGGMVQ; translated from the coding sequence TTGGATTTCTCTCCTGTCTGGGCGGGCTGGCCACAGCTCCTCAAAGGCGCCGCCGTTACCGTCGAGGTGACGGCGGCATCGCTGCTGCTCGGGTGCGTGATCGGCCTCTTGGTCGGCATCGGCCGGCTCGACCCGCGTAAATGGCTGATCTACTGGCTCTGCACCGCATATGTCTCCGTTATCCGCGGCACGCCATTGCTGGTGCAGCTTTTCATTCTGTTTTTCGGCTTGCCGCAGTTCAATATCCTGTTGCCGGCCTTTGTCTGCGGCATGCTCGGCATGGGCATCTATTCGGGCGCCTATGTGTCCGAGATCGTGCGCGGTGCGATCCAGTCGGTCGATCGCGGTCAGATGGAGGCGGCCCGCTCGCTCGGCATGCCGTCCGGGCTGGCGATGCGCTCGGTGATTTTGCCGCAAGCGCTGGTGCGCATGATCCCGCCGCTCGGCAACGAGTTCATCGCTCTGATCAAGAATTCAGCCCTGGTGTCGCTGTTGACCATCGACGACCTGATGCATGAGGGGCAGCGGATTATCAGCGTGTCCTACCGCTCGCTGGAAGTCTATCTGGCGGTTGCGGCGGTGTATTTCGTTCTCACCGGGCTCACCACCATCGCCTTGCGCCAGGTGGAATTGCGGCTGCGCGCGGGAGGCATGGTGCAATGA
- a CDS encoding HutD family protein, producing MTITPFAVADLAPSPWKNGGGETREIVCQPAGAGADAFGWRASIATIARDGAFSIFPDVDRVTVLLRGAGVRLRSTDGLIDHRLDAPLTPFAFAGEVEIDAELLEGACQDLNVMTRRDGWRSEVRVVRHEQNLAASDQGLLLAVDGDWRAEGVAQNFQLTSGSGLWWQGQTRCWSLQPSDNQAALLAVVIDAVDREVGLA from the coding sequence GTGACGATCACGCCCTTCGCTGTTGCCGATCTCGCGCCGTCGCCCTGGAAGAATGGCGGTGGCGAGACGCGGGAAATTGTCTGTCAGCCGGCGGGCGCTGGCGCCGATGCGTTCGGCTGGCGGGCGAGCATCGCTACGATCGCGCGCGACGGTGCCTTCTCCATTTTTCCCGATGTTGACCGGGTGACGGTGCTGCTGCGCGGCGCCGGTGTGCGGCTGCGCTCGACCGATGGTCTGATCGATCATCGCCTCGATGCGCCTCTCACGCCCTTCGCCTTCGCCGGCGAAGTCGAAATCGACGCCGAACTGCTCGAGGGTGCGTGCCAGGATCTCAACGTGATGACCCGACGCGACGGCTGGCGCAGTGAAGTTCGGGTCGTCAGACACGAACAGAATCTGGCCGCGTCAGACCAGGGGCTGCTGTTGGCGGTCGACGGCGACTGGCGTGCCGAGGGTGTGGCACAAAATTTCCAACTGACATCGGGCAGTGGCCTGTGGTGGCAAGGGCAAACAAGGTGCTGGAGCCTGCAGCCATCGGATAATCAGGCGGCATTGCTGGCCGTCGTGATCGACGCAGTCGACCGGGAAGTGGGGCTTGCATGA
- a CDS encoding amidohydrolase family protein codes for MTARNLLLLKNLRLLEPAFEEPRDGYEILIEGERISEVADRPIASAAADVIDCGGRVVMPGLIDCHVHSMHSEVYMRRMEDVPLTLATARGAKRLKEMLDRGFTTVRDTGGTDWGMKMAIDQGLIPGPRLFIAGRSIGPTGGHSDGRSRTNPGYACPCCNGMAYLRLVADGEPAVRKAVREQMRQGCDHVKIMVSGGVASPYDPLDSQQFSAAEIIAAVEEAEAFGRYTLAHAYSAEAIIRAVTHGVRTIEHGNLIDEPAAKLMAERGAYLVANLVAYVAMKERAADYGMPATMLEKNELVLQGGYKSLEICKAAGVKVAYGSDLLGALAVDQSREFSIRTEVQKPIEVIRSATTIAAEVVRRPGRLGTIAPNAWADIIVVDGDPTRDVTLLEGQGKHLAAIMRGGCFHKNRLGAAA; via the coding sequence ATGACGGCGCGAAATCTCCTGCTCCTGAAGAATCTGCGGCTGCTCGAACCCGCATTCGAGGAGCCGCGCGACGGCTATGAAATCTTGATCGAAGGCGAGCGCATCAGCGAAGTCGCTGATCGTCCAATCGCCAGTGCCGCAGCCGACGTGATCGATTGCGGCGGCCGTGTCGTCATGCCGGGGCTGATCGACTGCCACGTCCACAGTATGCACAGCGAAGTTTACATGCGGCGCATGGAGGACGTGCCATTGACGCTCGCCACCGCGCGGGGCGCAAAACGCCTCAAGGAAATGCTCGATCGCGGCTTCACCACGGTGCGAGACACCGGCGGCACCGACTGGGGCATGAAGATGGCCATCGATCAGGGCCTGATTCCCGGTCCGCGCCTCTTTATCGCGGGACGCTCGATCGGCCCCACTGGCGGCCACAGCGATGGCCGTTCGCGGACTAACCCGGGCTATGCCTGCCCGTGCTGCAACGGCATGGCCTATCTGCGGCTGGTCGCCGATGGCGAGCCCGCCGTGCGCAAGGCGGTGCGCGAGCAGATGCGGCAGGGCTGCGATCACGTGAAGATCATGGTTTCGGGCGGCGTCGCTTCGCCCTATGACCCGCTCGACTCGCAGCAGTTCTCCGCTGCCGAAATCATCGCGGCGGTCGAGGAAGCCGAAGCCTTCGGCCGCTATACTCTGGCCCATGCCTATTCGGCCGAGGCCATTATCCGGGCCGTCACGCATGGCGTGCGAACGATCGAGCACGGCAATCTGATCGACGAACCCGCGGCCAAGCTGATGGCCGAACGCGGCGCCTATCTCGTCGCCAACCTCGTCGCTTACGTCGCGATGAAGGAACGCGCCGCCGACTATGGCATGCCGGCGACGATGCTGGAAAAGAACGAACTTGTCCTGCAGGGCGGCTACAAGTCGCTCGAAATCTGCAAAGCGGCCGGCGTGAAGGTTGCTTACGGCTCGGACCTCCTTGGCGCGCTGGCTGTCGACCAGAGCCGCGAATTCAGCATTCGCACGGAGGTGCAGAAGCCCATCGAAGTCATCCGCTCGGCCACGACGATCGCGGCCGAAGTCGTGCGCCGCCCTGGTCGGCTGGGAACGATCGCGCCGAATGCCTGGGCCGACATCATCGTCGTCGACGGCGATCCGACGCGCGACGTCACGCTGCTCGAAGGTCAAGGCAAGCATCTCGCCGCGATTATGAGAGGTGGCTGCTTCCACAAAAACCGGTTGGGAGCGGCAGCTTGA
- a CDS encoding ABC transporter permease codes for MTIAATQTQSRGPSTLFSAASLIGPATFVVALGVIGPLLILFRYSLDRYDPRLFMVGVFTPDNYMTFFSDPYYLNVFATTLRVAFICTLVCLVAGFPLAYIVARTQTRFKNILIIGIVTPLFVGNAVRAAGWMSLLGSRGFISVTLMKLGITDEPTEIMFTEMAVILGIIAVNLPYMVLTLQSVIEGVNRNLEEAAFSLGASPLTMFRRILWPMTLPGIAAGVILTFILAMNAYATPVLLGGPKFKMMAPLVYGQFQLNNWPFAAAVAFILMVTTLALTVAAGLATRQRFRN; via the coding sequence ATGACCATTGCCGCGACTCAAACCCAGTCCCGCGGACCCTCGACCCTCTTCAGTGCCGCCTCGCTAATCGGGCCGGCAACCTTCGTCGTAGCGCTCGGCGTCATCGGCCCGCTGTTGATCCTCTTCCGTTACAGCCTCGACCGCTACGATCCGCGGCTCTTCATGGTCGGTGTTTTCACGCCCGACAATTACATGACTTTCTTTTCCGATCCCTATTATCTCAACGTCTTCGCCACGACGCTGCGGGTTGCCTTCATCTGCACGCTCGTGTGCCTGGTTGCGGGCTTTCCGCTCGCTTATATCGTTGCGCGCACGCAGACCCGCTTCAAGAACATTCTCATCATCGGCATCGTTACCCCGCTCTTCGTCGGCAACGCCGTCCGCGCCGCCGGCTGGATGTCGCTGCTCGGCAGCCGCGGGTTTATCAGTGTCACGTTGATGAAGCTCGGCATCACCGACGAGCCGACCGAGATCATGTTCACCGAGATGGCGGTCATCCTGGGCATCATCGCGGTGAACCTGCCCTATATGGTCCTGACGTTGCAGAGTGTGATCGAAGGGGTCAACCGCAATCTCGAGGAAGCCGCCTTCAGCCTCGGAGCCAGCCCGTTGACCATGTTCCGGCGCATTCTCTGGCCGATGACGCTTCCCGGAATTGCTGCGGGTGTTATTCTCACCTTCATTCTCGCGATGAACGCCTATGCGACCCCGGTGCTGCTGGGTGGACCGAAGTTCAAGATGATGGCGCCGCTGGTCTACGGACAGTTCCAATTGAATAACTGGCCTTTCGCGGCCGCGGTCGCCTTCATCCTGATGGTCACGACGCTCGCTTTGACAGTCGCTGCCGGTCTGGCAACGCGGCAGCGCTTCCGCAACTGA
- a CDS encoding amino acid ABC transporter ATP-binding protein, with the protein MSGEKNAAEPIVRIRGLRKSFGAHLVLNGIDFDVQPSQVVVVIGPSGSGKSTFLRCCNGLEQPEGGRIDICGRTLVNDGHFLPDAELNTLREEVGMVFQSFNLFPHLSALHNIALAPRKLRGLSREQADAEARALLEKVGLVDKADAMPASLSGGQKQRVAIARALAMKPRVMLFDEPTSALDPELVGEVLQVMKVLAGEGMTMMVVTHEMNFAREVADVVVVMDHGTIIETGAPEQIFTEPTQPRTREFLQAVLNRG; encoded by the coding sequence ATGAGCGGCGAGAAAAACGCTGCCGAGCCGATCGTCCGCATCCGCGGCCTGCGCAAGTCGTTTGGCGCGCATTTGGTACTCAACGGTATCGACTTCGATGTCCAGCCGTCGCAGGTTGTCGTGGTCATCGGGCCGAGCGGCTCGGGCAAGAGCACGTTCCTGCGCTGCTGCAACGGGCTGGAGCAGCCGGAAGGCGGCCGGATCGACATTTGCGGCCGCACCTTGGTCAATGACGGACACTTCCTGCCGGATGCCGAGCTGAACACCCTGCGTGAAGAAGTCGGCATGGTGTTCCAGTCCTTCAACCTGTTTCCGCATTTGTCGGCGCTGCACAATATTGCGTTGGCGCCGCGCAAATTGCGTGGCCTGTCGCGCGAGCAGGCGGATGCGGAAGCGCGTGCGCTCTTGGAAAAAGTCGGCCTCGTAGACAAAGCCGACGCCATGCCGGCGAGCCTGTCCGGCGGCCAGAAGCAGCGCGTCGCCATCGCGCGGGCTTTGGCGATGAAGCCGCGCGTCATGCTGTTCGACGAGCCGACTTCGGCGCTCGATCCCGAACTGGTCGGCGAAGTGCTGCAGGTGATGAAGGTTCTGGCCGGCGAGGGCATGACGATGATGGTCGTCACCCATGAAATGAATTTTGCCCGCGAAGTGGCCGATGTTGTGGTGGTAATGGACCACGGCACCATCATCGAGACCGGCGCGCCGGAGCAGATCTTCACCGAGCCGACACAGCCGCGCACGCGCGAATTCCTGCAGGCCGTGCTCAACCGTGGCTGA
- a CDS encoding ABC transporter permease, producing the protein MTTAAQTARAVSRRPMADRRRIGRWFLKGSAAIAFVYILLPLIFITWLSFYRQEIPSFPPEGYSLHWYTQAVQNERFIDAFLFSAQLGVIATVIGLILAVPAAVGLSRLRFRGHGLASNLLLMPLVVPGIVLGIAIYVFQTEIQIATSLPILGSLPSLVWGHVLLIIPWTFRLVTASLAGFDRTLEEAAQNLGADRFTTFRRVTLPAVLPGIVAGGMFGFVASFGNLEMSLFLVGPGRLTLPIAILQYLQWKIDPTIASISVLQIAIIAVTMLVTDRFVKLSRVV; encoded by the coding sequence TTGACAACCGCCGCCCAAACAGCACGGGCAGTTTCGCGCAGGCCGATGGCTGACCGCCGGCGGATCGGCCGGTGGTTTCTGAAGGGTAGTGCCGCGATCGCCTTTGTCTATATCCTTCTGCCGCTGATCTTCATCACCTGGCTCTCGTTCTACCGCCAGGAAATTCCCTCGTTTCCGCCCGAGGGATATTCGTTGCACTGGTACACGCAAGCGGTTCAGAACGAGCGCTTCATCGACGCCTTCTTGTTCAGCGCGCAGTTAGGTGTCATTGCGACGGTGATCGGTCTCATTCTCGCGGTCCCGGCCGCGGTAGGCCTTTCGCGCCTGCGCTTCCGCGGCCATGGCTTGGCCAGCAACCTGTTGTTGATGCCGCTGGTCGTACCCGGCATCGTGCTCGGCATCGCAATCTACGTGTTCCAGACCGAAATCCAGATCGCCACGTCGCTTCCGATTCTGGGGTCACTTCCAAGCCTCGTATGGGGTCACGTCCTCCTGATTATTCCGTGGACCTTCAGGCTGGTCACGGCGAGCCTCGCCGGATTTGACAGGACTCTGGAGGAGGCGGCGCAGAACCTCGGGGCCGACAGGTTCACGACCTTCCGCCGCGTCACCCTTCCGGCCGTGCTGCCGGGCATCGTGGCGGGCGGCATGTTCGGATTCGTCGCGTCGTTCGGCAACCTGGAGATGAGCCTTTTTCTGGTGGGCCCAGGACGTCTCACCCTGCCAATTGCGATCCTTCAGTATCTGCAATGGAAGATCGATCCGACGATCGCTTCGATTTCCGTTCTCCAGATCGCGATCATCGCGGTCACGATGCTCGTGACCGATCGATTTGTAAAACTTAGCCGAGTGGTTTGA
- a CDS encoding IclR family transcriptional regulator gives MSASRSVATADRVLQVLAELAKQGRALTAADLMEITSLARSTLYRQLARLKQWGFVSEIDGSYAPGPLSLQLALGFDLASNLVQVARPHMTALAKQSRESVGLIVPVNGQAVCLEMVESEQSLRCSFEKGRSVPLKTGASAGCLLAHLPAAQRHAMLARHYRHNSEEWHAAEQELQAIQRAGLAVSAGKVDAGVWGVSAPVLGAPGHAIAAVTLMAPLSRVQGREAALMKMTKVAAARMSRQLTQP, from the coding sequence ATGAGCGCGTCCCGATCAGTGGCCACGGCCGATCGAGTCCTGCAGGTGCTGGCAGAACTCGCCAAACAGGGTCGCGCATTGACTGCGGCCGACCTGATGGAGATCACCAGCCTTGCCCGCAGCACGCTGTACCGCCAACTAGCGCGCCTCAAGCAATGGGGATTCGTCAGCGAAATCGATGGCAGCTACGCACCCGGGCCGCTCAGCCTGCAGCTGGCGCTCGGTTTCGACCTTGCCTCCAACCTCGTGCAGGTAGCGCGCCCGCATATGACGGCGCTTGCCAAGCAATCGCGTGAGAGTGTCGGCCTCATCGTCCCGGTCAACGGTCAGGCGGTCTGTCTGGAGATGGTGGAAAGTGAGCAGTCGCTGCGCTGCTCGTTTGAAAAAGGCCGAAGTGTGCCGCTGAAGACCGGTGCTTCGGCCGGTTGCTTGTTGGCTCATCTGCCCGCGGCGCAGCGCCACGCCATGCTGGCCCGCCATTACCGGCACAACAGCGAAGAGTGGCATGCGGCCGAGCAAGAGCTGCAGGCCATTCAGCGGGCCGGACTCGCTGTCTCCGCCGGCAAGGTCGATGCCGGCGTGTGGGGCGTGAGTGCTCCCGTCCTTGGCGCGCCGGGGCACGCCATCGCGGCGGTCACCTTGATGGCGCCACTGTCGCGCGTGCAGGGGCGCGAAGCAGCCCTGATGAAGATGACCAAGGTGGCAGCAGCCCGCATGTCCCGCCAGCTTACACAGCCCTGA
- a CDS encoding GTP-binding protein, whose translation MPDQDVPVPVTILTGFLGAGKTTLLKHILAEPQGVRLGVLINDFGAINIDAALVVASTTDQVSLENGCVCCSIRDDLVEAIAQILDREPRPDRLIIEASGVSRPLPIADALTVDRLAKRVVLDGIFCMVDGAGFADLDYAATELALDQAAGSDIVIVNKIDAATPDELNAIETTLRGPMPRLRMVRARYAEVPHDLLFGIRPQKDELEALAPSPGHRHLHAQEAAHGHEHGDHDHHHDHGDEFEAWNWRSEHPVDETLLRAAIRDLPSGLMRAKGVLRSVDGNQGRLVFHLVGKRSELVSDQERAPGVSSVVAIGRRGSFDPTALTRLFDACVAG comes from the coding sequence ATGCCAGACCAAGATGTGCCGGTGCCGGTCACGATCCTCACGGGCTTTCTCGGCGCTGGCAAGACGACGCTTCTCAAGCACATCCTTGCCGAACCGCAGGGTGTGAGGCTCGGCGTCCTGATTAACGACTTCGGGGCGATCAACATCGATGCGGCGCTGGTGGTGGCAAGCACGACCGACCAGGTTTCACTCGAAAACGGCTGCGTATGCTGTTCAATTCGCGACGATCTTGTCGAAGCGATCGCGCAAATCCTCGACCGCGAGCCACGGCCGGACCGGCTGATCATCGAAGCCAGCGGCGTGTCCCGCCCGCTGCCGATCGCCGACGCGCTGACTGTCGACCGTCTGGCCAAGCGCGTCGTCCTCGACGGGATTTTCTGCATGGTTGATGGCGCTGGCTTCGCCGATCTCGACTACGCAGCAACCGAACTCGCGCTCGATCAGGCTGCCGGATCGGATATCGTCATTGTGAACAAGATCGATGCGGCGACGCCGGACGAACTAAACGCCATCGAGACGACGCTTCGCGGCCCCATGCCGCGCCTGCGCATGGTCCGTGCCCGCTATGCCGAGGTGCCGCACGACCTGCTCTTTGGCATCCGGCCGCAAAAGGACGAACTGGAAGCTTTAGCCCCTTCCCCCGGTCATCGCCATTTGCATGCGCAGGAGGCGGCTCACGGCCACGAACACGGTGACCATGATCACCATCATGACCATGGCGACGAATTCGAGGCGTGGAACTGGCGCAGCGAGCACCCCGTCGACGAGACCCTGCTGCGCGCTGCAATTCGGGATCTCCCTTCAGGGCTGATGCGTGCCAAAGGCGTCCTGCGTTCAGTCGATGGCAATCAAGGTCGGCTCGTCTTTCATCTGGTCGGTAAGCGGTCGGAACTGGTGTCGGACCAAGAACGCGCGCCCGGTGTCAGCAGTGTCGTCGCCATCGGACGGCGCGGCAGCTTCGACCCCACAGCGCTTACCCGGCTTTTCGACGCCTGCGTTGCAGGATGA
- a CDS encoding transporter substrate-binding domain-containing protein, which yields MIRRRNLLLIAAAALALGNSPLRAEDNVLRVGTDATFPPMEFTENGKRTGFDIDLVEAIAKAINKKVEWIDIDFKGLIPGLIAKRFDMAVSAIYITDERKKVVDFTEPYYAGGLVIMVKNGNKAITKLADLDGKKVTVQVGTKSVGYLEKNFPKVQRVEVEKNQEMFNLVDIGRADAAVTGKPAAFQYVRTRGGLHVLPEQLTTEEYGMALRKDTPELTKAVNGALAKLKADGTYAAIVNKWFPAGK from the coding sequence ATGATTCGCCGTCGTAATCTGCTTCTGATCGCCGCCGCCGCTCTGGCACTGGGCAACTCGCCGCTCCGCGCGGAGGACAACGTGTTGCGCGTCGGTACCGACGCCACATTCCCGCCGATGGAATTCACCGAGAACGGCAAGCGTACCGGTTTCGATATCGATCTGGTCGAGGCCATTGCCAAGGCGATCAACAAGAAGGTCGAATGGATCGACATCGACTTCAAGGGCCTGATCCCGGGCCTGATCGCCAAGCGTTTCGATATGGCGGTGTCGGCGATCTACATCACCGACGAGCGCAAGAAAGTCGTCGATTTCACCGAGCCTTACTATGCCGGCGGCCTGGTCATCATGGTCAAGAACGGCAACAAGGCCATCACCAAGCTTGCCGATCTCGACGGCAAGAAGGTGACTGTGCAGGTCGGCACCAAGTCGGTCGGCTATCTGGAAAAGAATTTTCCCAAGGTGCAGCGCGTCGAGGTCGAGAAGAACCAGGAGATGTTCAACCTGGTTGATATTGGTCGCGCCGATGCCGCGGTGACCGGCAAGCCGGCAGCGTTCCAGTATGTACGCACCCGCGGCGGGCTGCATGTGCTGCCGGAGCAACTGACGACCGAGGAGTACGGTATGGCGCTGCGCAAGGACACGCCGGAACTGACGAAAGCGGTCAACGGCGCGCTCGCCAAGCTCAAGGCCGATGGCACCTACGCCGCCATCGTCAATAAGTGGTTTCCCGCCGGCAAATAG
- a CDS encoding ABC transporter ATP-binding protein — MAQLQLDNVSKRYGDFHAARDINLTVKDGEFLVLLGPSGCGKTTTLRMIAGFIDPTSGSVRIGDRDVTHMPAWKRNTGLVFQNYALFPHLTVAQNVAFGLEMRRTPKADIPAKVDEALRLVRLGHLGERLPSKLSGGQQQRVALARALVFHPDVLLLDEPLSNLDAKLRSEVRVEIRSLQQRLGITTVMVTHDQEEALTMADRLVVMRDGAIRQMGSQRDLYERPADRFVADFVGRSSFIEGQMTGDRLTTDGGLEIRCSKRIVGGAVVALRPERVVIADSLVETADNSFPGEVEFVSYMGGLIDIHVKLSDVDRVIAQVPNQESSILPRVGDRVYVGWSATAAVFPAGDA, encoded by the coding sequence ATGGCGCAACTTCAACTCGACAACGTCTCGAAGCGTTACGGCGATTTCCATGCCGCCCGCGACATCAACCTGACTGTCAAGGACGGTGAATTTCTCGTTCTGCTTGGCCCCTCCGGGTGCGGCAAGACCACGACCTTGCGGATGATCGCCGGCTTCATCGACCCTACCAGCGGTTCGGTCCGGATCGGTGACCGCGACGTTACGCATATGCCGGCCTGGAAGCGCAATACCGGTCTCGTTTTTCAGAACTACGCACTATTCCCTCATCTCACCGTAGCGCAGAACGTCGCCTTTGGGCTCGAGATGCGACGCACGCCCAAGGCGGACATCCCGGCGAAGGTCGACGAAGCCCTGCGTCTGGTGCGTCTCGGTCATCTGGGTGAACGCCTGCCGAGCAAACTCTCCGGCGGGCAACAGCAGCGCGTGGCACTGGCGCGCGCGCTGGTGTTCCATCCCGATGTCCTTCTTCTCGATGAGCCGTTGTCCAATCTAGATGCGAAGCTCCGCAGCGAGGTACGCGTCGAAATCCGAAGCCTCCAGCAACGGCTCGGCATCACCACCGTCATGGTCACCCACGACCAGGAAGAAGCGCTGACAATGGCCGACCGGCTTGTCGTCATGCGCGACGGCGCTATCCGGCAGATGGGCTCGCAGCGCGACCTCTACGAGCGGCCGGCGGATCGCTTCGTCGCCGACTTCGTTGGGCGATCAAGCTTCATCGAGGGGCAAATGACCGGCGACCGGCTGACGACGGACGGAGGGTTGGAGATCCGTTGCTCCAAGCGGATTGTCGGCGGCGCGGTTGTCGCGTTGCGACCCGAGCGGGTTGTTATAGCCGATAGCCTCGTCGAGACTGCCGACAACAGCTTCCCGGGCGAAGTCGAATTCGTCTCATATATGGGAGGATTGATCGATATCCATGTGAAGCTCTCCGACGTCGACCGGGTCATCGCTCAAGTGCCGAACCAAGAGTCCAGTATCCTGCCTCGGGTCGGCGACCGTGTGTATGTCGGCTGGTCGGCGACGGCTGCGGTTTTCCCGGCGGGGGATGCCTAG